A single Syngnathoides biaculeatus isolate LvHL_M chromosome 18, ASM1980259v1, whole genome shotgun sequence DNA region contains:
- the specc1 gene encoding cytospin-B isoform X4, protein MMKTGATKLGIPKAALHERPKQASSAPSSSFSTTTSTAMRTSRSSNMLASDQRLSRMKRANSDDALTKPALGAAASGLRMKKTVTTGAISDLAEARPRSLAGCQTTKKSGIPAPREIPSSITRDRISLRDQLRSSSTKRIVSSASTSSLSTLAKQTRSSTKCRGEAEGQEKSLLECQVRELLAEAKAKDLEISNLRMELQRCKGKATTSSPLPSAVSVSPQELSLEKEGKLTEALVLIHELREKNAKFQRELANLREENQVLKRRVLSFETLPLSVSPPKPQNSLLPDTSPTTSLIKKSVSPSSVKDSPSPDSSEFEKIPRSESISSNVSSEATAGGHDVSVRSLTEQIHKMEENHHSTAEELQATLQELSDQQQVVQELTTENERLAEEKRLLQTSLQQQRDRLELLSQKNEALASRLQEQAQAQAQREDEFRSQGPRLVELEQRYTELVESSRFEREKLVNIQQQLTGSLRALEEEHQEAQGQVHGLQEEMDRLHTQLNRELEARGEGARSAQEQRATIECLRMENNRLKAQVDIERQKVGELKAMQSASDSTELQSLLKTAHAERDRLEQELTELKQDLLQAQDETEHVQASMSKVEAKGQQVQERAEMREEELTRRVSALEEAGILGEKQVKEMKETIFELEDQVEQQRAINLHTNQTVVDLENLVKNIEEQKIEAERQLKVFSRQMKEEKDEWRRFQADLQTAVVVANDIKVEAQQELRTLRRQLQEEQDRNTKLSLDLETLQGVRSQGDDLQKSPCDSSRKWGSVILSPPTDANGDAGQESGATVKSPDRPAGGQNGPSLTVQIHSSPRSPLSGIPTRTAPAAAVSPIQRQSYIKPLSELLEKRISHRDFVHPHRKFSASGEDTKPNILMRKSPSLESIFKSPASLRSRTASFGCNQANSMFSTDPLAALAREYGGSRRNALLKWCQKKTQGYPNIDVTNFSSSWSDGLAFCALLHTYLPAHIPYQELISQDKIRNLTLAFQAAESIGIKPSLNIEELMKTDRPDWQSVMQYVSQIYKYFET, encoded by the exons GTTGTCAAACAACTAAGAAGTCCGGTATTCCGGCACCAAGAGAAATCCCATCTTCAATTACAAGGGACCGCATCTCCCTGAGGGACCAGTTGAGGAGCTCATCCACTAAAAGGATTGTTTCAAGTGCCAGCACATCCAGTCTCTCTACCCTGGCAAAGCAAACACGAAGTTCAACAAAGTGCCGTGGAGAAGCAGAAGGACAGGAAAAGAGCCTCCTGGAATGTCAGGTTAGAGAGCTGTTAGCTGAAGCCAAGGCTAAAGACTTGGAGATCAGCAATCTCCGCATGGAGTTGCAACGTTGCAAAGGTAAAGCCACCACTTCCTCCCCGTTACCATCAGCCGTCTCAGTATCACCTCAAGAGCTGTCTCTAGAAAAAGAGGGAAAGCTCACAGAGGCTCTTGTACTCATTCATGagctgagggaaaaaaatgcaaaatttcaGCGAGAGCTAGCAAACCTCAGAGAAGAGAACCAAGTGCTAAAGAGAAGAGTTCTTTCTTTTGAGACCTTACCATTGTCTGTTAGCCCTCCTAAACCTCAAAATAGCCTACTGCCAGACACCAGCCCAACTACCAGCCTCATTAAAAAATCTGTCTCCCCCAGTTCTGTGAAGGACTCACCTTCACCTGACTCATCAGAGTTTGAGAAGATCCCACGTTCAGAGTCGATCAGCAGCAATGTCAGCAGTGAAGCCACTGCAGGTGGGCATGATGTATCTGTACGGAGCCTAACTGAACAGATCcacaaaatggaggaaaaccACCACAGTACTGCAGAGGAACTACAGGCCACTCTGCAAGAGCTTTCTGACCAGCAGCAAGTGGTGCAAGAATTGACTACTGAGAATGAGCGCCTGGCTGAGGAGAAGCGCCTCCTCCAGACCTCACTCCAGCAGCAAAGAGATCGTTTAGAGCTTCTCTCCCAAAAGAATGAGGCATTGGCTAGCCGACTTCAAGAGCAGGCCCAGGCCCAGGCCCAGAGGGAGGATGAGTTCAGGAGCCAAGGTCCTCGACTTGTCGAACTAGAGCAAAGGTACACTGAGCTGGTTGAGAGCTCACGATTTGAACGGGAGAAGCTGGTGAACATCCAACAGCAGTTAACAGGCAGCCTACGAGCTCTTGAGGAGGAGCACCAGGAGGCGCAGGGCCAGGTGCATGGGCTCCAAGAAGAGATGGATAGGCTGCATACCCAACTAAACCGGGAGCTGGAAGCCAGGGGTGAAGGTGCACGGTCAGCACAAGAGCAGAGAGCTACAATTGAATGTCTCAGAATGGAAAATAATAGGCTGAAGGCACAGGTGGACATAGAGAGGCAGAAGGTGGGTGAGTTGAAGGCCATGCAGAGTGCCAGCGATAGTACTGAGCTGCAGAGCCTCCTCAAGACAGCCCACGCTGAGAGAGACCGACTGGAGCAGGAGTTGACAGAACTGAAGCAGGACCTACTGCAGGCCCAAGATGAGACTGAGCACGTACAAGCTAGCATGTCCAAG GTGGAGGCCAAAGGCCAGCAGGTCCAGGAAAGAGCCGagatgagggaggaggagctcaCCAGGCGGGTGAGTGCCTTGGAGGAGGCGGGCATCCTGGGCGAGAAACAGGTGAAGGAAATGAAGGAGACCATCTTTGAACTGGAGGACCAAGTGGAGCAGCAACGGGCCATCAACCTCCATACGAATCAAACAGTCGTCGACTTAGAGA ATCTTGTTAAAAACATCGAAGAGCAGAAAATTGAAGCAGAACGACAACTGAAAGTTTTTAGTAGGCAGATGAAG gAGGAAAAAGATGAGTGGCGTCGGTTTCAGGCCGATCTCCAAACAGCAGTGGTGGTTGCCAATGACATCAAGGTGGAAGCCCAACAGGAGCTCCGTACACTCAGAAGGCAGCTGCAGGAGGAGCAGGATCGCAATACCAAGCTTTCTTTGGACCTGGAGACCCTGCAAGGTGTCAG ATCTCAAGGTGATGATTTacaaaagtccccttgtgacaGCAGTCGTAAGTGGGGCAGTGTGATCCTAAGCCCCCCTACTGATGCCAATGGTGATGCCGGTCAGGAGTCTGGAGCTACTGTGAAGTCCCCTGATAGGCCTGCTGGAGGACAGA ATGGACCCAGCCTGACAGTTCAAATCCACAGTTCGCCGAGAAGTCCACTAAGTGGAATCCCTACGCGCACAGCACCTGCCGCTGCAGTCTCGCCAATCCAG AGGCAGTCGTACATAAAGCCCTTGTCAGAGTTGTTGGAAAAAAGAATCAGTCACAGAGACTTTGTTCATCCTCACA GAAAATTTTCAGCCAGTGGAGAAGATACAAAACCAAACATCCTGATGAGGAAGAGTCCATCCCTGGAGTCTATATTCAAAAGTCCCGCGTCCCTGAGGAGCCGTACGGCTTCTTTTGGCTGCAACCAGGCCAACAGCATGTTCAG TACGGACCCCTTGGCTGCACTCGCGCGGGAGTATGGGGGATCTCGGAGGAATGCTCTACTGAAGTGGTGCCAGAAGAAAACACAAGGCTATCCG aataTTGACGTGACCAACTTCAGCAGCAGTTGGAGTGATGGTTTGGCTTTTTGTGCCCTCCTGCACACGTATTTGCCTGCTCACATCCCTTACCAGGAACTCATCAGTCAAGATAAG ATCCGCAACCTGACGCTGGCTTTCCAGGCCGCCGAGAGCATCGGAATCAAACCTTCCCTG AACATCGAGGAGCTGATGAAGACCGACAGGCCCGACTGGCAGAGTGTCATGCAGTACGTCTCGCAGATCTACAAGTACTTTGAGACCTGA
- the specc1 gene encoding cytospin-B isoform X11 yields the protein MGNQTGRQEESEPGCQTTKKSGIPAPREIPSSITRDRISLRDQLRSSSTKRIVSSASTSSLSTLAKQTRSSTKCRGEAEGQEKSLLECQVRELLAEAKAKDLEISNLRMELQRCKGKATTSSPLPSAVSVSPQELSLEKEGKLTEALVLIHELREKNAKFQRELANLREENQVLKRRVLSFETLPLSVSPPKPQNSLLPDTSPTTSLIKKSVSPSSVKDSPSPDSSEFEKIPRSESISSNVSSEATAGGHDVSVRSLTEQIHKMEENHHSTAEELQATLQELSDQQQVVQELTTENERLAEEKRLLQTSLQQQRDRLELLSQKNEALASRLQEQAQAQAQREDEFRSQGPRLVELEQRYTELVESSRFEREKLVNIQQQLTGSLRALEEEHQEAQGQVHGLQEEMDRLHTQLNRELEARGEGARSAQEQRATIECLRMENNRLKAQVDIERQKVGELKAMQSASDSTELQSLLKTAHAERDRLEQELTELKQDLLQAQDETEHVQASMSKVEAKGQQVQERAEMREEELTRRVSALEEAGILGEKQVKEMKETIFELEDQVEQQRAINLHTNQTVVDLENLVKNIEEQKIEAERQLKVFSRQMKEEKDEWRRFQADLQTAVVVANDIKVEAQQELRTLRRQLQEEQDRNTKLSLDLETLQGVRSQGDDLQKSPCDSSRKWGSVILSPPTDANGDAGQESGATVKSPDRPAGGQNGPSLTVQIHSSPRSPLSGIPTRTAPAAAVSPIQRQSYIKPLSELLEKRISHRDFVHPHRKFSASGEDTKPNILMRKSPSLESIFKSPASLRSRTASFGCNQANSMFSTDPLAALAREYGGSRRNALLKWCQKKTQGYPNIDVTNFSSSWSDGLAFCALLHTYLPAHIPYQELISQDKIRNLTLAFQAAESIGIKPSLNIEELMKTDRPDWQSVMQYVSQIYKYFET from the exons GTTGTCAAACAACTAAGAAGTCCGGTATTCCGGCACCAAGAGAAATCCCATCTTCAATTACAAGGGACCGCATCTCCCTGAGGGACCAGTTGAGGAGCTCATCCACTAAAAGGATTGTTTCAAGTGCCAGCACATCCAGTCTCTCTACCCTGGCAAAGCAAACACGAAGTTCAACAAAGTGCCGTGGAGAAGCAGAAGGACAGGAAAAGAGCCTCCTGGAATGTCAGGTTAGAGAGCTGTTAGCTGAAGCCAAGGCTAAAGACTTGGAGATCAGCAATCTCCGCATGGAGTTGCAACGTTGCAAAGGTAAAGCCACCACTTCCTCCCCGTTACCATCAGCCGTCTCAGTATCACCTCAAGAGCTGTCTCTAGAAAAAGAGGGAAAGCTCACAGAGGCTCTTGTACTCATTCATGagctgagggaaaaaaatgcaaaatttcaGCGAGAGCTAGCAAACCTCAGAGAAGAGAACCAAGTGCTAAAGAGAAGAGTTCTTTCTTTTGAGACCTTACCATTGTCTGTTAGCCCTCCTAAACCTCAAAATAGCCTACTGCCAGACACCAGCCCAACTACCAGCCTCATTAAAAAATCTGTCTCCCCCAGTTCTGTGAAGGACTCACCTTCACCTGACTCATCAGAGTTTGAGAAGATCCCACGTTCAGAGTCGATCAGCAGCAATGTCAGCAGTGAAGCCACTGCAGGTGGGCATGATGTATCTGTACGGAGCCTAACTGAACAGATCcacaaaatggaggaaaaccACCACAGTACTGCAGAGGAACTACAGGCCACTCTGCAAGAGCTTTCTGACCAGCAGCAAGTGGTGCAAGAATTGACTACTGAGAATGAGCGCCTGGCTGAGGAGAAGCGCCTCCTCCAGACCTCACTCCAGCAGCAAAGAGATCGTTTAGAGCTTCTCTCCCAAAAGAATGAGGCATTGGCTAGCCGACTTCAAGAGCAGGCCCAGGCCCAGGCCCAGAGGGAGGATGAGTTCAGGAGCCAAGGTCCTCGACTTGTCGAACTAGAGCAAAGGTACACTGAGCTGGTTGAGAGCTCACGATTTGAACGGGAGAAGCTGGTGAACATCCAACAGCAGTTAACAGGCAGCCTACGAGCTCTTGAGGAGGAGCACCAGGAGGCGCAGGGCCAGGTGCATGGGCTCCAAGAAGAGATGGATAGGCTGCATACCCAACTAAACCGGGAGCTGGAAGCCAGGGGTGAAGGTGCACGGTCAGCACAAGAGCAGAGAGCTACAATTGAATGTCTCAGAATGGAAAATAATAGGCTGAAGGCACAGGTGGACATAGAGAGGCAGAAGGTGGGTGAGTTGAAGGCCATGCAGAGTGCCAGCGATAGTACTGAGCTGCAGAGCCTCCTCAAGACAGCCCACGCTGAGAGAGACCGACTGGAGCAGGAGTTGACAGAACTGAAGCAGGACCTACTGCAGGCCCAAGATGAGACTGAGCACGTACAAGCTAGCATGTCCAAG GTGGAGGCCAAAGGCCAGCAGGTCCAGGAAAGAGCCGagatgagggaggaggagctcaCCAGGCGGGTGAGTGCCTTGGAGGAGGCGGGCATCCTGGGCGAGAAACAGGTGAAGGAAATGAAGGAGACCATCTTTGAACTGGAGGACCAAGTGGAGCAGCAACGGGCCATCAACCTCCATACGAATCAAACAGTCGTCGACTTAGAGA ATCTTGTTAAAAACATCGAAGAGCAGAAAATTGAAGCAGAACGACAACTGAAAGTTTTTAGTAGGCAGATGAAG gAGGAAAAAGATGAGTGGCGTCGGTTTCAGGCCGATCTCCAAACAGCAGTGGTGGTTGCCAATGACATCAAGGTGGAAGCCCAACAGGAGCTCCGTACACTCAGAAGGCAGCTGCAGGAGGAGCAGGATCGCAATACCAAGCTTTCTTTGGACCTGGAGACCCTGCAAGGTGTCAG ATCTCAAGGTGATGATTTacaaaagtccccttgtgacaGCAGTCGTAAGTGGGGCAGTGTGATCCTAAGCCCCCCTACTGATGCCAATGGTGATGCCGGTCAGGAGTCTGGAGCTACTGTGAAGTCCCCTGATAGGCCTGCTGGAGGACAGA ATGGACCCAGCCTGACAGTTCAAATCCACAGTTCGCCGAGAAGTCCACTAAGTGGAATCCCTACGCGCACAGCACCTGCCGCTGCAGTCTCGCCAATCCAG AGGCAGTCGTACATAAAGCCCTTGTCAGAGTTGTTGGAAAAAAGAATCAGTCACAGAGACTTTGTTCATCCTCACA GAAAATTTTCAGCCAGTGGAGAAGATACAAAACCAAACATCCTGATGAGGAAGAGTCCATCCCTGGAGTCTATATTCAAAAGTCCCGCGTCCCTGAGGAGCCGTACGGCTTCTTTTGGCTGCAACCAGGCCAACAGCATGTTCAG TACGGACCCCTTGGCTGCACTCGCGCGGGAGTATGGGGGATCTCGGAGGAATGCTCTACTGAAGTGGTGCCAGAAGAAAACACAAGGCTATCCG aataTTGACGTGACCAACTTCAGCAGCAGTTGGAGTGATGGTTTGGCTTTTTGTGCCCTCCTGCACACGTATTTGCCTGCTCACATCCCTTACCAGGAACTCATCAGTCAAGATAAG ATCCGCAACCTGACGCTGGCTTTCCAGGCCGCCGAGAGCATCGGAATCAAACCTTCCCTG AACATCGAGGAGCTGATGAAGACCGACAGGCCCGACTGGCAGAGTGTCATGCAGTACGTCTCGCAGATCTACAAGTACTTTGAGACCTGA
- the specc1 gene encoding cytospin-B isoform X3, with amino-acid sequence MMKTGATKLGIPKAALHERPKQASSAPSSSFSTTTSTAMRTSRSSNMLASDQRLSRMKRANSDDALTKPALGAAASGLRMKKTVTTGAISDLAEARPRSLAGCQTTKKSGIPAPREIPSSITRDRISLRDQLRSSSTKRIVSSASTSSLSTLAKQTRSSTKCRGEAEGQEKSLLECQVRELLAEAKAKDLEISNLRMELQRCKGKATTSSPLPSAVSVSPQELSLEKEGKLTEALVLIHELREKNAKFQRELANLREENQVLKRRVLSFETLPLSVSPPKPQNSLLPDTSPTTSLIKKSVSPSSVKDSPSPDSSEFEKIPRSESISSNVSSEATAGGHDVSVRSLTEQIHKMEENHHSTAEELQATLQELSDQQQVVQELTTENERLAEEKRLLQTSLQQQRDRLELLSQKNEALASRLQEQAQAQAQREDEFRSQGPRLVELEQRYTELVESSRFEREKLVNIQQQLTGSLRALEEEHQEAQGQVHGLQEEMDRLHTQLNRELEARGEGARSAQEQRATIECLRMENNRLKAQVDIERQKVGELKAMQSASDSTELQSLLKTAHAERDRLEQELTELKQDLLQAQDETEHVQASMSKVEAKGQQVQERAEMREEELTRRVSALEEAGILGEKQVKEMKETIFELEDQVEQQRAINLHTNQTVVDLENLVKNIEEQKIEAERQLKVFSRQMKEEKDEWRRFQADLQTAVVVANDIKVEAQQELRTLRRQLQEEQDRNTKLSLDLETLQGVRSQGDDLQKSPCDSSRKWGSVILSPPTDANGDAGQESGATVKSPDRPAGGQNGPSLTVQIHSSPRSPLSGIPTRTAPAAAVSPIQRQSYIKPLSELLEKRISHRDFVHPHRKFSASGEDTKPNILMRKSPSLESIFKSPASLRSRTASFGCNQANSMFSTDPLAALAREYGGSRRNALLKWCQKKTQGYPNIDVTNFSSSWSDGLAFCALLHTYLPAHIPYQELISQDKIRNLTLAFQAAESIGIKPSLQNIEELMKTDRPDWQSVMQYVSQIYKYFET; translated from the exons GTTGTCAAACAACTAAGAAGTCCGGTATTCCGGCACCAAGAGAAATCCCATCTTCAATTACAAGGGACCGCATCTCCCTGAGGGACCAGTTGAGGAGCTCATCCACTAAAAGGATTGTTTCAAGTGCCAGCACATCCAGTCTCTCTACCCTGGCAAAGCAAACACGAAGTTCAACAAAGTGCCGTGGAGAAGCAGAAGGACAGGAAAAGAGCCTCCTGGAATGTCAGGTTAGAGAGCTGTTAGCTGAAGCCAAGGCTAAAGACTTGGAGATCAGCAATCTCCGCATGGAGTTGCAACGTTGCAAAGGTAAAGCCACCACTTCCTCCCCGTTACCATCAGCCGTCTCAGTATCACCTCAAGAGCTGTCTCTAGAAAAAGAGGGAAAGCTCACAGAGGCTCTTGTACTCATTCATGagctgagggaaaaaaatgcaaaatttcaGCGAGAGCTAGCAAACCTCAGAGAAGAGAACCAAGTGCTAAAGAGAAGAGTTCTTTCTTTTGAGACCTTACCATTGTCTGTTAGCCCTCCTAAACCTCAAAATAGCCTACTGCCAGACACCAGCCCAACTACCAGCCTCATTAAAAAATCTGTCTCCCCCAGTTCTGTGAAGGACTCACCTTCACCTGACTCATCAGAGTTTGAGAAGATCCCACGTTCAGAGTCGATCAGCAGCAATGTCAGCAGTGAAGCCACTGCAGGTGGGCATGATGTATCTGTACGGAGCCTAACTGAACAGATCcacaaaatggaggaaaaccACCACAGTACTGCAGAGGAACTACAGGCCACTCTGCAAGAGCTTTCTGACCAGCAGCAAGTGGTGCAAGAATTGACTACTGAGAATGAGCGCCTGGCTGAGGAGAAGCGCCTCCTCCAGACCTCACTCCAGCAGCAAAGAGATCGTTTAGAGCTTCTCTCCCAAAAGAATGAGGCATTGGCTAGCCGACTTCAAGAGCAGGCCCAGGCCCAGGCCCAGAGGGAGGATGAGTTCAGGAGCCAAGGTCCTCGACTTGTCGAACTAGAGCAAAGGTACACTGAGCTGGTTGAGAGCTCACGATTTGAACGGGAGAAGCTGGTGAACATCCAACAGCAGTTAACAGGCAGCCTACGAGCTCTTGAGGAGGAGCACCAGGAGGCGCAGGGCCAGGTGCATGGGCTCCAAGAAGAGATGGATAGGCTGCATACCCAACTAAACCGGGAGCTGGAAGCCAGGGGTGAAGGTGCACGGTCAGCACAAGAGCAGAGAGCTACAATTGAATGTCTCAGAATGGAAAATAATAGGCTGAAGGCACAGGTGGACATAGAGAGGCAGAAGGTGGGTGAGTTGAAGGCCATGCAGAGTGCCAGCGATAGTACTGAGCTGCAGAGCCTCCTCAAGACAGCCCACGCTGAGAGAGACCGACTGGAGCAGGAGTTGACAGAACTGAAGCAGGACCTACTGCAGGCCCAAGATGAGACTGAGCACGTACAAGCTAGCATGTCCAAG GTGGAGGCCAAAGGCCAGCAGGTCCAGGAAAGAGCCGagatgagggaggaggagctcaCCAGGCGGGTGAGTGCCTTGGAGGAGGCGGGCATCCTGGGCGAGAAACAGGTGAAGGAAATGAAGGAGACCATCTTTGAACTGGAGGACCAAGTGGAGCAGCAACGGGCCATCAACCTCCATACGAATCAAACAGTCGTCGACTTAGAGA ATCTTGTTAAAAACATCGAAGAGCAGAAAATTGAAGCAGAACGACAACTGAAAGTTTTTAGTAGGCAGATGAAG gAGGAAAAAGATGAGTGGCGTCGGTTTCAGGCCGATCTCCAAACAGCAGTGGTGGTTGCCAATGACATCAAGGTGGAAGCCCAACAGGAGCTCCGTACACTCAGAAGGCAGCTGCAGGAGGAGCAGGATCGCAATACCAAGCTTTCTTTGGACCTGGAGACCCTGCAAGGTGTCAG ATCTCAAGGTGATGATTTacaaaagtccccttgtgacaGCAGTCGTAAGTGGGGCAGTGTGATCCTAAGCCCCCCTACTGATGCCAATGGTGATGCCGGTCAGGAGTCTGGAGCTACTGTGAAGTCCCCTGATAGGCCTGCTGGAGGACAGA ATGGACCCAGCCTGACAGTTCAAATCCACAGTTCGCCGAGAAGTCCACTAAGTGGAATCCCTACGCGCACAGCACCTGCCGCTGCAGTCTCGCCAATCCAG AGGCAGTCGTACATAAAGCCCTTGTCAGAGTTGTTGGAAAAAAGAATCAGTCACAGAGACTTTGTTCATCCTCACA GAAAATTTTCAGCCAGTGGAGAAGATACAAAACCAAACATCCTGATGAGGAAGAGTCCATCCCTGGAGTCTATATTCAAAAGTCCCGCGTCCCTGAGGAGCCGTACGGCTTCTTTTGGCTGCAACCAGGCCAACAGCATGTTCAG TACGGACCCCTTGGCTGCACTCGCGCGGGAGTATGGGGGATCTCGGAGGAATGCTCTACTGAAGTGGTGCCAGAAGAAAACACAAGGCTATCCG aataTTGACGTGACCAACTTCAGCAGCAGTTGGAGTGATGGTTTGGCTTTTTGTGCCCTCCTGCACACGTATTTGCCTGCTCACATCCCTTACCAGGAACTCATCAGTCAAGATAAG ATCCGCAACCTGACGCTGGCTTTCCAGGCCGCCGAGAGCATCGGAATCAAACCTTCCCTG CAGAACATCGAGGAGCTGATGAAGACCGACAGGCCCGACTGGCAGAGTGTCATGCAGTACGTCTCGCAGATCTACAAGTACTTTGAGACCTGA